The Papio anubis isolate 15944 chromosome 1, Panubis1.0, whole genome shotgun sequence genome window below encodes:
- the LOC108586866 gene encoding sperm head and tail associated protein-like, with protein sequence MTGTPPYPSQPIPSRPPPSLPPAQPSLQSGRCSFESSSPLLERTYCREPCHSGSPLSSPYFEQFSIPGSPPLCQRTPYCSWMSPSRMRRACLQGAYFDQRTNLCYSSRCPSAFGTSLATSFPLAHQSPGTSPVTSPQLTHVPLETGPMISPPPTHRTPGTCLTISPPLARRPVETSPMDSSTLSHRVLETGLMISLPSHWSSGRSYNDPLLSPASSPPTGSFYRGSLRPLDSCEPKPQLDLPLEKNCCGSPLSSQAGRPGFPRSPQEGSYHYSHLSSEAYMPTPGSPCYAIRLHPGSTDSPWSPQSQAPRKACFESLLSWEPSGNSYLILTPGTTTGPPCSQEPSRPHGPHSVLSFPSPLGNQFISPPQSLPRRSYNEPPLPTPVSPQPESPKSPELKQSHTPHKCLSLVNTPQHTPSSQPKPTKARTSPPPPSCLSGPSCMEPYITTPSNSSPKELPPGTALPTVVRRTLKTVIPTSLPLCLPCDPVSPNSYAQSSPHGPSIGPPCNTHIYSVVPSTPYPCPLSGSLNHSKGPPPIVPRCDTYSTPRGPPQPRRQPVMPPCSTHIYSFIPLRTPFDPRSLPIVPRVRAYPDTVPCGLHIYPVASQGPCKEPLQIPYSCPLPSSKDSSCNTNPSCSSTIIRECQSSDSESRSSHQSQSQSQSKSS encoded by the coding sequence ATGACTGGCACGCCCCCCTACCCATCCCAGCCGATTCCCTCGCGGCCTCCACCATCTCTTCCACCCGCACAACCTTCCTTGCAGTCAGGGAGATGTTCTTTTGAGTCCTCTTCCCCACTCCTGGAAAGGACCTACTGCCGCGAGCCCTGCCACTCGGGTTCCCCACTCTCCAGCCCTTATTTTGAGCAGTTCAGCATTCCGGGGTCACCCCCTCTCTGTCAGCGGACCCCTTACTGCAGCTGGATGAGTCCCTCGAGAATGCGGCGTGCCTGTCTTCAAGGCGCGTATTTTGACCAGCGCACTAATCTCTGTTACTCCAGCAGATGCCCTTCAGCTTTTGGAACCAGCCTGGCAACCTCCTTTCCCCTTGCTCATCAGTCCCCGGGAACGAGCCCAGTGACCTCCCCTCAGCTCACTCATGTACCCTTGGAAACTGGACCCATGATTTCACCTCCTCCTACACATAGGACCCCGGGAACTTGCCTCACGATTTCACCTCCTCTTGCTCGCCGGCCAGTGGAAACTAGTCCTATGGACTCCTCAACCCTTTCTCACAGAGTTTTGGAAACTGGGCTGATGATCTCTCTGCCCTCTCACTGGTCCTCAGGAAGAAGTTATAATGACCCCCTTCTCTCCCCAGCATCTTCCCCACCTACTGGCAGCTTTTACCGTGGCAGCCTTAGGCCTCTAGACTCTTGTGAACCCAAACCACAGCTTGACCTGCCCCTTGAGAAAAATTGTTGTGGCTCTCCACTCTCTTCTCAGGCAGGTAGGCCTGGCTTTCCCAGGTCACCTCAGGAGGGCTCTTATCATTACTCCCATCTTTCTTCAGAGGCCTACATGCCTACCCCTGGGAGTCCTTGCTATGCCATCCGCCTGCATCCTGGGAGTACTGATTCTCCTTGGTCACCCCAGTCCCAGGCTCCCAGGAAGGCTTGCTTTGAGTCCCTTCTCTCCTGGGAGCCAAGTGGGAACTCTTACCTCATCCTAACTCCGGGCACCACAACTGGTCCCCCTTGTTCCCAGGAACCATCTCGTCCCCATGGTCCTCATTctgtcctttccttcccttcaccTCTGGGCAACCAATTTATATCTCCACCCCAGTCACTTCCCCGCAGAAGCTATAATGAACCCCCTCTTCCCACCCCAGTTTCCCCCCAACCGGAGTCCCCTAAGTCCCCAGAGTTAAAACAGTCACATACTCCCCACAAATGTCTCTCCCTAGTCAATACTCCCCAGCACACCCCTTCTAGCCAGCCCAAGCCCACTAAGGCCCGcacctctcccccacctccctcctgcctctctggTCCTTCTTGTATGGAGCCATACATCACAACTCCTTCAAATTCCAGCCCCAAAGAACTTCCCCCAGGGACTGCCTTACCGACTGTGGTCCGTAGAACCCTCAAAACGGTTATCCCCACTTctcttcccctctgccttcctTGTGATCCTGTCTCGCCCAATAGTTATGCTCAGAGCAGCCCCCATGGGCCCTCCATAGGGCCCCCCTGCAATACCCATATATACTCTGTGGTTCCCTCCACCCCCTATCCCTGCCCACTGTCTGGCTCCCTCAATCATTCAAAAGGCCCCCCTCCCATTGTGCCTCGGTGTGACACCTATAGCACTCCTAGGGGCCCACCCCAACCTCGTCGTCAGCCTGTGATGCCTCCTTGTTCTACCCACATCTATTCTTTTATCCCTTTGAGAACACCTTTTGATCCTCGAAGTTTACCCATTGTCCCCCGAGTCCGGGCCTACCCTGATACTGTCCCCTGTGGCCTCCATATCTACCCTGTGGCCTCTCAAGGCCCTTGCAAAGAGCCCCTGCAGATTCCCTACAGCTGCCCTTTGCCTTCATCCAAGGATTCCAGCTGTAACACCAATCCCAGCTGTAGTTCGACTATTATTAGGGAATGCCAGAGTAGTGACAGTGAGAGCAGGAGTTCCCACCAAAGCCAAAGCCAGAGCCAAAGCAAGTCCTCGTGA